From the Nocardiopsis changdeensis genome, one window contains:
- a CDS encoding NAD(P)/FAD-dependent oxidoreductase: MADAVTAGAREALKGARPRVFWLDPDVPGHDVPEAAPALEGDAFADLAVVGGGFSGLWTALIAKERDPGRDVVLVEARTAGWAASGRNGGFCAASLTHGYDNGAERWPEEIAELERQGYANLDAIGEAVEKYGIDCEFERTGELLVATAPWQAEGFAESAAAITALGHRAEVWDAARTRAEIDSPTYVGALYEPDGVAMLHPAKLAWGLRAACLRLGVRIFENTPVRAIRSTPAGLRLEARGGSVHAPRVAWGTGAFPGPLRRLKHYLAPVYDYALMTEPLSGAQMESLGWRGRQGVGDAANFFHYYRLTADDRILWGGYDAVHHYGGKVRPEYDQRPETFRTLAEHFFETFPQLAGVRFTHSWGGVIDTCSRFSAFFGTGYGGRLAYAAGYTGLGVGATRFGAQVMLDRLDGLDTERTRLRMVREKPLPFPPEPVRSIGIGLTLRATAAADRNEGRRNLWLRTLDALGMGFDS, from the coding sequence ATGGCCGACGCGGTCACCGCAGGGGCCCGCGAGGCGCTGAAGGGCGCCCGCCCCCGGGTCTTCTGGCTCGATCCCGACGTGCCCGGGCACGATGTGCCCGAGGCCGCCCCGGCGCTGGAGGGCGACGCCTTCGCCGACCTGGCCGTGGTCGGCGGAGGGTTCAGCGGGTTGTGGACGGCGCTCATCGCCAAGGAGCGCGACCCCGGCCGGGACGTGGTCCTGGTGGAGGCGCGCACCGCCGGGTGGGCGGCCTCCGGGCGCAACGGCGGGTTCTGCGCCGCCAGCCTCACCCACGGGTACGACAACGGCGCCGAGCGGTGGCCAGAGGAGATCGCGGAGCTGGAGCGCCAGGGGTACGCCAACCTGGACGCCATCGGCGAGGCGGTGGAGAAGTACGGGATCGACTGCGAGTTCGAGCGCACCGGCGAGCTGCTGGTGGCCACCGCGCCCTGGCAGGCCGAGGGGTTCGCGGAGTCCGCCGCGGCGATCACCGCCCTGGGGCACCGGGCCGAGGTGTGGGACGCCGCGCGGACCCGGGCCGAGATCGACTCCCCCACCTACGTGGGGGCGCTGTACGAGCCCGACGGGGTGGCGATGCTGCACCCCGCCAAGCTGGCCTGGGGGCTGCGGGCGGCGTGCCTGCGGCTGGGGGTGCGGATCTTCGAGAACACCCCGGTGCGGGCGATCCGGTCCACCCCGGCGGGGCTGCGGCTGGAGGCGCGCGGCGGGTCGGTGCACGCGCCCAGGGTGGCCTGGGGCACCGGTGCCTTCCCCGGGCCGCTGCGGCGGCTCAAGCACTACCTGGCCCCGGTGTACGACTACGCGCTGATGACCGAGCCGCTGAGCGGGGCGCAGATGGAGTCGCTGGGGTGGAGGGGCCGCCAGGGGGTGGGGGACGCGGCGAACTTCTTCCACTACTACCGGCTGACCGCGGACGACCGGATCCTGTGGGGCGGGTACGACGCGGTCCACCACTACGGCGGGAAGGTGCGGCCGGAGTACGACCAGCGGCCGGAGACGTTCCGGACGCTCGCCGAGCACTTCTTCGAGACGTTCCCGCAGCTGGCGGGGGTGCGCTTCACCCACTCCTGGGGCGGGGTGATCGACACGTGCAGCCGGTTCTCGGCGTTCTTCGGGACCGGGTACGGGGGCAGGCTGGCCTACGCCGCCGGGTACACCGGGCTGGGCGTGGGGGCGACGCGGTTCGGCGCCCAGGTGATGCTGGACCGGCTCGACGGGCTGGACACCGAGCGGACCCGGCTGCGGATGGTGCGGGAGAAGCCGCTGCCGTTCCCGCCCGAGCCGGTGCGCTCGATCGGCATCGGCCTGACGCTGCGGGCCACCGCCGCCGCCGACCGCAACGAGGGCAGGCGCAACCTGTGGCTGCGGACCCTGGACGCGCTGGGCATGGGCTTCGACAGCTGA
- a CDS encoding polyamine aminopropyltransferase: protein MIESPAPQRPRLPVPPRVARFLVLTAVFVCAACGLVYELALVAIGSYLLGDTITQASVVLSVMVFAMGIGSLLSKRFQGSPAVSFAVIEGLLSLVGGLSVLLLYGAFAWFSAYQPALVLLAFAIGVLIGMEIPLLMTLIQRIRRQDASEAVADLFAADYVGGLIGGLAFPFLLLPLLGLPKGALAVGALNAVVGMAVVLWLFRAELSRRAYAGLAVGLAFILGFLGLAYLYADRFEVDARQAMYRDPIVHAERTAYQEIVLTRSIDGRDVRLFLNGDLQFSTLDEYRYHEALIHPAMAGPHEDVLVLGGGDGLALREILAYEDVESVTLVDLDPAVIELASSEPVITELNEDSFRDPRVEVVNADAFQWLREHRGDFDVIVADLPDGQDVGPSKLYSVEFYSLARHSLADGGRMVVQAGSPFFAPDAYWSVGRSLEEAGLFGTPYNVDVPSFGNWGFYLTSVRSAPELDIPEDAPPLRFLDEALLEAAQVFPRDRREDGEVEASTLMHPRIIAYHQGAWRGY from the coding sequence GTGATCGAGTCACCGGCCCCGCAGCGGCCCCGACTTCCGGTACCGCCGCGGGTGGCCCGGTTCCTCGTCCTGACCGCGGTGTTCGTCTGCGCCGCCTGCGGCCTGGTGTACGAACTGGCCCTGGTCGCCATCGGCAGCTACCTGCTGGGCGACACCATCACCCAGGCCTCCGTGGTCCTGTCGGTGATGGTGTTCGCCATGGGCATCGGGTCGCTGCTGTCCAAGCGCTTCCAGGGCAGCCCGGCCGTGTCGTTCGCGGTCATCGAGGGCCTGCTGTCGCTGGTGGGCGGCCTGTCGGTGCTGCTGCTGTACGGGGCGTTCGCGTGGTTCTCCGCCTACCAGCCCGCCCTGGTGCTCCTGGCGTTCGCCATCGGCGTGCTCATCGGCATGGAGATCCCCCTGCTGATGACGCTCATCCAGCGCATCCGCAGGCAGGACGCGTCGGAGGCGGTCGCCGACCTCTTCGCCGCCGACTACGTGGGCGGCCTCATCGGCGGTCTGGCGTTCCCGTTCCTGCTGCTGCCGCTGCTGGGCCTGCCCAAGGGCGCGCTGGCGGTGGGCGCGCTCAACGCGGTGGTGGGCATGGCCGTGGTGCTGTGGCTGTTCCGCGCCGAGCTGTCGCGCCGCGCGTACGCGGGGCTGGCGGTGGGCCTGGCCTTCATCCTCGGCTTCCTGGGCCTGGCGTACCTGTACGCCGACCGGTTCGAGGTGGACGCGCGCCAGGCCATGTACCGGGACCCGATCGTGCACGCCGAGCGCACCGCCTACCAGGAGATCGTGCTCACCCGCTCGATCGACGGCCGGGACGTCCGGCTGTTCCTCAACGGCGACCTGCAGTTCTCCACCCTGGACGAGTACCGCTACCACGAGGCGCTGATCCACCCGGCGATGGCCGGCCCGCACGAGGACGTCCTGGTGCTGGGCGGGGGCGACGGGCTGGCGCTGCGCGAGATCCTCGCCTACGAGGACGTGGAGTCGGTGACCCTGGTGGACCTGGACCCGGCGGTGATCGAGCTGGCCTCCAGCGAGCCGGTCATCACCGAGCTCAACGAGGACTCCTTCCGGGACCCGCGGGTGGAGGTGGTCAACGCCGACGCCTTCCAGTGGCTGCGCGAACACCGCGGCGACTTCGACGTGATCGTCGCCGACCTTCCCGACGGCCAGGACGTGGGCCCGTCCAAGCTGTACTCGGTGGAGTTCTACTCCCTGGCCCGCCACTCCCTGGCCGACGGCGGGCGGATGGTGGTGCAGGCCGGGTCGCCGTTCTTCGCCCCGGACGCCTACTGGAGCGTGGGCCGCTCCCTGGAGGAGGCGGGCCTGTTCGGCACCCCCTACAACGTGGACGTGCCCTCGTTCGGGAACTGGGGCTTCTACCTGACGTCCGTGCGGAGCGCCCCGGAACTGGACATCCCCGAGGACGCGCCGCCGCTGCGCTTCCTGGACGAGGCCCTGCTGGAGGCCGCCCAGGTCTTCCCGCGGGACCGCCGCGAGGACGGGGAGGTCGAGGCGTCCACGCTCATGCACCCGCGCATCATCGCCTACCACCAGGGCGCCTGGCGCGGCTACTAG
- a CDS encoding DUF350 domain-containing protein has product MNEILFNSLAALAYAGVGVVVLAVGYLLIDLLTPGKLHKLIWEERNPNAVILVSANTLGVAVIVTTAILSSDSEIGLGAGLLSTAVYGLIGLGVMALSFVLIDLLIPAKIAHMISNPEPHPATWVSASAHLAIAAVVAAALT; this is encoded by the coding sequence ATGAACGAGATCCTCTTCAACAGCCTCGCGGCCCTCGCCTACGCCGGGGTCGGCGTGGTCGTCCTCGCGGTCGGCTACCTGCTCATCGACCTGCTCACCCCGGGCAAGCTGCACAAGCTCATCTGGGAGGAGCGCAACCCCAACGCGGTCATCCTGGTGTCGGCCAACACCCTGGGCGTGGCCGTCATCGTCACCACGGCCATCCTCTCCAGCGACTCGGAGATCGGCCTGGGCGCCGGCCTGCTGTCCACCGCCGTGTACGGGCTGATCGGCCTGGGCGTGATGGCCCTGTCCTTCGTGCTCATCGACCTGCTCATCCCGGCCAAGATCGCCCACATGATCAGCAACCCCGAACCGCACCCCGCGACCTGGGTGAGCGCCTCCGCCCACCTCGCGATCGCGGCGGTGGTCGCCGCCGCACTGACCTGA
- a CDS encoding DUF2617 family protein, whose translation MRVGISAPFVDTRADDLVWALGHPLIDPLAVRSLRFGGTGVELRVLGASHQVVVTSAAGVLVETVACLPGVDGALPGSAERSHGTGRYRFDSRVENLTRTGLARRVDDLHREVADDPGGLLVAFPGDPLAVTALHLDPGGAHGDGNPLHWRTWHVYPQSGELVTTHSTVSAHPCGETR comes from the coding sequence ATGCGAGTCGGCATCAGCGCACCCTTCGTCGACACCCGGGCCGACGACCTGGTCTGGGCGCTCGGGCACCCGTTGATCGACCCCCTCGCCGTCCGCTCCCTGCGGTTCGGCGGTACCGGGGTCGAGCTGCGCGTGCTCGGCGCCTCCCACCAGGTCGTCGTCACGTCGGCGGCGGGCGTCCTGGTGGAGACCGTGGCCTGCCTGCCGGGAGTGGACGGCGCCCTGCCGGGCAGTGCCGAGCGCTCCCACGGGACGGGCCGGTACCGGTTCGACTCGCGGGTGGAGAACCTCACCCGCACCGGACTCGCCCGCCGGGTCGACGACCTCCACCGCGAGGTCGCCGACGACCCCGGCGGCCTCCTCGTCGCCTTCCCCGGCGACCCGTTGGCCGTGACCGCGCTGCACCTGGACCCCGGTGGCGCACACGGTGACGGGAACCCGCTCCACTGGCGCACCTGGCACGTCTACCCCCAGAGCGGAGAACTCGTGACCACCCACTCCACCGTGTCCGCCCACCCATGCGGAGAGACCAGATGA
- a CDS encoding DUF4178 domain-containing protein: MALAVRAARRSSTPPPQPPPTPKDPFAGTGDSTSGDPRSLKAGDMIDWGTERTWIRGTLRLSQGGYVWAEHFLEVEGGKRWLSTEEDPDLEMALWTGRPDLDLTPHGKKIELEGTTYHLEEKGSGSYRSEGTTGLKAEGGFDYADYEAADGSLLSFERFDHGPWEVSTGTKVAEGTFTIYPGS, from the coding sequence ATCGCCCTCGCCGTGCGCGCCGCGCGGCGCAGCAGCACCCCGCCCCCGCAGCCCCCGCCCACCCCCAAGGACCCCTTCGCCGGCACCGGGGACAGCACCTCCGGCGACCCCCGGAGCCTCAAGGCCGGCGACATGATCGACTGGGGCACCGAACGCACCTGGATCCGCGGCACCCTGCGCCTGTCCCAGGGCGGCTACGTCTGGGCCGAGCACTTCCTGGAGGTCGAGGGCGGCAAGCGCTGGCTCTCCACCGAGGAGGACCCCGACCTGGAGATGGCCCTGTGGACCGGGCGCCCCGACCTCGACCTGACCCCCCACGGCAAGAAGATCGAACTCGAGGGCACCACCTACCACCTCGAGGAGAAGGGCAGCGGCTCCTACCGCTCCGAGGGCACCACCGGCCTCAAGGCCGAGGGCGGCTTCGACTACGCCGACTACGAGGCCGCGGACGGCAGCCTGCTCTCCTTCGAGCGCTTCGACCACGGCCCCTGGGAGGTCAGCACCGGCACCAAGGTCGCCGAGGGCACCTTCACCATCTACCCGGGGAGCTGA
- a CDS encoding sulfurtransferase, with protein MSEPLPLPVAVSADWLHENLDRVVVVDSRWYLDGRSGRDAYLAGHLPGAVFADVDADLAAPASPEGGRHPLPAAADFARTLGRLGIGDHSRVVVYDDAGGSVAARLVWMLRVLGTPAAFLDGGLRTWAGPLEEGEHVAEPAHRTPQHWPADRVVHTDTVRAAAGEPGQLVIDARAYGRYTGEQPAPVDARPGHVPGARSAEWTGNLGPDGLLAAPEKLRERFAALGADDAVTITAYCGSGVTACHDLLALEHAGYTAPRLYPGSWSLWGGDDSLPAETGDPAAG; from the coding sequence ATGTCAGAGCCCCTTCCCCTGCCGGTGGCCGTCTCGGCCGACTGGCTCCACGAGAACCTCGACCGTGTGGTCGTGGTCGACTCCCGGTGGTACCTGGACGGCCGTTCCGGCCGCGACGCCTACCTCGCCGGACACCTCCCCGGAGCGGTGTTCGCCGACGTGGACGCCGACCTGGCCGCCCCGGCGAGCCCCGAGGGCGGGCGGCACCCGCTCCCCGCCGCCGCCGACTTCGCCCGCACCCTGGGCCGCCTGGGCATCGGCGACCACTCCCGGGTGGTCGTCTACGACGACGCCGGGGGGTCCGTCGCCGCCCGCCTGGTCTGGATGCTCCGCGTCCTGGGCACCCCCGCCGCGTTCCTCGACGGCGGCCTGCGGACCTGGGCGGGGCCGCTGGAGGAGGGGGAGCACGTCGCCGAGCCCGCGCACCGCACCCCCCAGCACTGGCCCGCCGACCGGGTCGTGCACACCGACACCGTCCGGGCCGCTGCGGGCGAGCCCGGCCAGCTGGTCATCGACGCCCGCGCGTACGGCCGCTACACCGGTGAGCAGCCCGCGCCGGTGGACGCCCGGCCCGGCCACGTCCCCGGAGCCCGCAGCGCCGAGTGGACCGGCAACCTCGGCCCCGACGGCCTGCTGGCCGCCCCGGAGAAACTGCGCGAGCGCTTCGCCGCCCTGGGCGCCGACGACGCCGTCACCATCACCGCCTACTGCGGGTCCGGGGTCACCGCCTGCCACGACCTGCTCGCCCTGGAGCACGCGGGCTACACCGCCCCCCGCCTCTACCCCGGCTCCTGGAGCCTGTGGGGCGGCGACGACTCCCTGCCCGCCGAGACCGGGGACCCCGCCGCCGGCTAG
- a CDS encoding DUF4354 family protein — translation MSYPNDPSGPQPPYGGQPPGGQPPYGPPGGQPPYGPTGGQPSYGDHTGGQPSYGAPTGGQPSYGDPSGGQQPYGGPGAPYDPYGSTGAPQQKQGMSTGAKVGIGVGAGCLVLVVIAVVIVVVIAMSSSGGDDSGTTTTSPTTAETTEPDGGGEEGGGDAPVEAPAEDGVTLTATNAGTVSGTIDPNETYTALDVTFVNNSSEPLSINPLYFTFILDDGTEVVDWELFADITQLEAADLAPGDQVSGQVAVAGEVTVVEVSYDPSFGMEEPIVVPVQ, via the coding sequence ATGTCCTACCCCAACGACCCGTCAGGTCCCCAGCCCCCGTACGGCGGTCAGCCCCCGGGCGGCCAGCCGCCCTACGGCCCTCCCGGCGGGCAGCCCCCGTACGGTCCCACCGGCGGCCAGCCGTCCTACGGGGACCACACCGGCGGTCAGCCGTCCTACGGCGCCCCGACCGGGGGCCAGCCCTCCTACGGGGACCCGTCCGGCGGCCAGCAGCCGTACGGCGGCCCCGGCGCGCCCTACGACCCGTACGGCTCGACGGGCGCCCCGCAGCAGAAGCAGGGCATGTCCACCGGCGCCAAGGTCGGCATCGGTGTGGGCGCGGGCTGCCTGGTCCTCGTCGTGATCGCGGTGGTGATCGTCGTGGTCATCGCGATGTCCTCCTCCGGCGGCGACGACAGCGGCACCACGACCACCTCCCCCACGACCGCGGAGACCACCGAGCCGGACGGCGGCGGCGAGGAGGGCGGCGGCGACGCCCCCGTCGAGGCCCCGGCCGAGGACGGTGTCACGCTGACGGCGACCAACGCCGGCACCGTGAGCGGCACCATCGACCCCAACGAGACCTACACGGCCCTCGACGTGACGTTCGTGAACAACTCCAGCGAGCCGCTGTCGATCAACCCGCTGTACTTCACCTTCATCCTGGACGACGGCACCGAGGTCGTCGACTGGGAGCTCTTCGCCGACATCACCCAGCTGGAGGCCGCGGACCTGGCGCCGGGCGACCAGGTCAGCGGCCAGGTCGCGGTCGCGGGCGAGGTGACCGTGGTCGAGGTGAGCTACGACCCCTCCTTCGGCATGGAGGAGCCGATCGTGGTGCCCGTCCAGTAG
- a CDS encoding flavodoxin family protein, translating to MARLLIVHHTVSPATQELLDAVLEGARDDEIEGVEVVARPALAASVADTLSADAVVLGTPANIGYMSGALKYWFDLVYYPALSAGRSVPYALYVHGNDDTAGAVRAVEGAAKGMGWARHRPPVSVTGAPAAADRDACRELGAVTALAALGM from the coding sequence ATGGCACGACTGCTCATCGTTCACCACACCGTCTCCCCGGCCACCCAGGAACTGCTCGACGCGGTGCTGGAGGGGGCGCGCGACGACGAGATCGAGGGCGTGGAGGTCGTCGCCCGGCCGGCGCTGGCGGCCTCGGTCGCCGACACGCTGTCGGCCGACGCCGTCGTCCTGGGGACGCCCGCCAACATCGGGTACATGTCGGGCGCCCTCAAGTACTGGTTCGACCTCGTCTACTACCCGGCGCTGTCGGCCGGCCGCTCCGTGCCCTACGCGCTGTACGTGCACGGCAACGACGACACCGCGGGGGCGGTGCGCGCGGTGGAGGGCGCCGCCAAGGGCATGGGCTGGGCCCGCCACCGGCCGCCGGTCTCCGTCACCGGGGCCCCGGCCGCGGCCGACCGCGACGCCTGCCGGGAGCTGGGCGCCGTCACCGCCCTGGCCGCCCTGGGCATGTAG
- a CDS encoding nitrilase-related carbon-nitrogen hydrolase, with translation MPQIVRSALVQTEWTGDTDSMLAAHEKYARDAAAQGARVIGFQEVFNAPYFCQVQEAEHYRWAESVPDGPTVTRFRELARELNMVMVLPVFEVEKPGFYYNTAAVIDADGTYLGKYRKHHIPQVKGFWEKYYFRPGNLGWPVFDTAVGRVGVYICYDRHFPEGWRALGLAGAQLVYNPSATSRGLSAYLWKLEQPAAAVANEYFVAAINRVGREKYGDNDFYGTSYFVDPRGRFVGEVASDTAPELVVRDLDFDLIDEVRTQWAFYRDRRPDAYGPLVEG, from the coding sequence ATGCCGCAGATCGTCCGTTCCGCACTCGTCCAGACCGAGTGGACCGGCGACACCGATTCCATGCTCGCCGCCCACGAGAAATACGCGCGCGACGCCGCCGCCCAGGGGGCGCGCGTCATCGGCTTCCAGGAGGTGTTCAACGCCCCCTACTTCTGCCAGGTCCAGGAGGCCGAGCACTACCGGTGGGCCGAGAGCGTCCCCGACGGGCCCACCGTCACCCGCTTCCGGGAGCTGGCCCGGGAGCTCAACATGGTGATGGTGCTGCCCGTGTTCGAGGTCGAGAAGCCCGGGTTCTACTACAACACCGCCGCCGTCATCGACGCCGACGGCACCTACCTGGGCAAGTACCGCAAGCACCACATCCCGCAGGTCAAGGGGTTCTGGGAGAAGTACTACTTCCGCCCCGGCAACCTGGGCTGGCCGGTCTTCGACACCGCCGTCGGCCGCGTGGGCGTCTACATCTGCTACGACCGCCACTTCCCGGAGGGCTGGCGGGCGCTCGGGCTGGCCGGGGCGCAGCTGGTGTACAACCCGTCGGCGACCAGCCGGGGCCTGTCCGCGTACCTGTGGAAGCTGGAGCAGCCCGCCGCCGCGGTCGCCAACGAGTACTTCGTCGCCGCCATCAACCGGGTGGGCCGGGAGAAGTACGGCGACAACGACTTCTACGGCACCAGCTACTTCGTGGACCCGCGCGGGCGGTTCGTCGGCGAGGTCGCCTCCGACACCGCGCCCGAGCTGGTCGTGCGCGACCTCGACTTCGACCTGATCGACGAGGTCCGCACCCAGTGGGCCTTCTACCGCGACCGCCGCCCGGACGCCTACGGGCCCCTGGTCGAGGGTTAG
- the hydA gene encoding dihydropyrimidinase has translation MGRTLITGGLVVTAADELEADVLVEDGTVAALALRGGDTARSWAESGAEVIDAAGHYVIPGGVDAHTHMELPFGGTFASDTFETGTRAAAWGGTTTIIDFAVQSPGRPVRAGVDAWMAKAEGNCAIDYGFHAILSDVNESSLKEMDALVDEGITSFKMFMAYPGVFYSDDGQILRAMQRGAANGALTMMHAENGIAIDVLVEQALAAGRTDPRYHGEVRKALLESEATHRAIQLARVAGAPLYVVHVSAGEAVQELARARDMGLNVFGETCPQYLFLSADDLARPGFEGAKYVCSTPLRPEEHQELLWRALRTNDLSVVSTDHCPFCFTGQKELGRGDFSKIPNGLPGVENRMDLLHQAVVDGHIDRRRWIELACATPARMFGLYPRKGTIAPGADADIVVYDPNAEHVISAQTHHMNVDYSAYEGRRVTGRARTVLSRGRVVVDGGEYLGAAGHGRYLSRGTCQYLI, from the coding sequence ATGGGACGCACCCTCATCACCGGCGGCCTGGTCGTCACCGCCGCCGACGAACTGGAGGCCGACGTCCTCGTCGAGGACGGGACGGTGGCCGCCCTGGCGCTGCGCGGCGGCGACACCGCCCGCTCCTGGGCGGAGAGCGGCGCCGAGGTCATCGACGCCGCCGGGCACTACGTCATCCCGGGCGGGGTGGACGCGCACACCCACATGGAGCTGCCGTTCGGCGGCACCTTCGCCTCCGACACCTTCGAGACCGGGACCCGGGCGGCCGCCTGGGGCGGCACCACCACCATCATCGACTTCGCGGTGCAGAGCCCGGGCCGGCCGGTGCGTGCCGGGGTGGACGCCTGGATGGCCAAGGCCGAGGGCAACTGCGCGATCGACTACGGGTTCCACGCGATCCTGTCCGACGTCAACGAGTCGTCGCTGAAGGAGATGGACGCCCTCGTGGACGAGGGCATCACCTCGTTCAAGATGTTCATGGCCTACCCGGGCGTGTTCTACAGCGACGACGGGCAGATCCTGCGGGCCATGCAGCGCGGCGCCGCCAACGGCGCGCTGACCATGATGCACGCCGAGAACGGAATCGCCATCGACGTGCTCGTCGAGCAGGCACTGGCGGCCGGCCGGACCGACCCCCGCTACCACGGCGAGGTCCGCAAGGCCCTGCTGGAGTCGGAGGCCACCCACCGCGCCATCCAGCTGGCCCGGGTGGCCGGGGCCCCGCTGTACGTGGTGCACGTGTCGGCGGGCGAGGCGGTCCAGGAGCTGGCCCGCGCGCGCGACATGGGGCTCAACGTGTTCGGCGAGACCTGTCCGCAGTACCTGTTCCTGTCCGCGGACGACCTGGCCCGGCCCGGCTTCGAGGGCGCCAAGTACGTGTGCTCGACCCCGCTGCGGCCCGAGGAGCACCAGGAGCTGCTGTGGCGGGCGCTGCGGACCAACGACCTGTCCGTGGTCTCCACCGACCACTGCCCGTTCTGCTTCACCGGGCAGAAGGAGCTGGGCCGGGGCGACTTCTCCAAGATCCCCAACGGCCTGCCCGGGGTGGAGAACCGGATGGACCTGCTGCACCAGGCGGTCGTGGACGGCCACATCGACCGCCGCCGGTGGATCGAGCTGGCCTGCGCCACCCCGGCGCGCATGTTCGGGCTCTACCCGCGCAAGGGCACCATCGCCCCGGGCGCCGACGCCGACATCGTGGTCTACGACCCCAACGCCGAGCACGTCATCTCTGCACAGACCCACCACATGAACGTGGACTACTCCGCGTACGAGGGCAGGCGGGTGACGGGCCGGGCCCGCACCGTGCTCTCCCGCGGCCGGGTCGTCGTGGACGGCGGCGAGTACCTCGGCGCGGCCGGGCACGGCCGCTACCTGTCCCGCGGCACCTGCCAGTACCTGATCTGA
- a CDS encoding TIGR03842 family LLM class F420-dependent oxidoreductase: MDIGLVLQTDPPADLLVDRMARADRLGFTHGWTFDSVVLWQEPFVIYSRVLERTENLVVGPMVTNPGTRTWEVTASLFATLNDMFGNRTVCGIGRGDSAMRVAGRSPATLARLSRAMTAIKDLAEGREADVDGASFRLPWVRDGSLPVWMGAYGPKALELVGRQADGFILQLADPYLTEWMVKAVRAAAADAGRDPAEITVCVAAPAYVTDGSARGLAHAREQCRWFGGMVGNHVADLVARYGHTGAVPQELTDYIEARQGYDYSHHGRADNPDTAFVPDSVVDRFCLLGPVKEHVAKLERLRAVGVDQFAVYAMHDDVDGVIDAYGRDVVPAVSGI, encoded by the coding sequence ATGGACATCGGACTCGTCCTCCAGACCGACCCGCCCGCCGACCTTCTGGTGGACCGGATGGCGCGGGCCGACCGGCTCGGCTTCACCCACGGGTGGACGTTCGACTCGGTGGTGCTGTGGCAGGAGCCGTTCGTCATCTACAGCCGCGTCCTGGAGCGCACCGAGAACCTCGTGGTGGGTCCGATGGTGACCAACCCGGGCACCCGCACCTGGGAGGTCACGGCCTCCCTGTTCGCGACCCTGAACGACATGTTCGGCAACCGGACGGTGTGCGGGATCGGCCGCGGCGACTCCGCGATGCGGGTGGCCGGGCGCAGCCCCGCCACACTGGCCCGTCTCTCCAGGGCCATGACCGCGATCAAGGACCTGGCCGAGGGCCGGGAGGCGGACGTGGACGGGGCGTCCTTCCGCCTCCCGTGGGTGCGCGACGGGTCGCTGCCGGTCTGGATGGGCGCCTACGGCCCCAAGGCCCTGGAGCTGGTGGGGCGGCAGGCCGACGGGTTCATCCTCCAGCTGGCCGACCCGTACCTGACGGAGTGGATGGTCAAGGCCGTGCGGGCGGCCGCGGCCGACGCGGGCCGCGACCCCGCGGAGATCACGGTGTGCGTGGCCGCACCGGCCTACGTCACCGACGGGTCGGCGCGGGGCCTGGCGCACGCGCGCGAGCAGTGCCGCTGGTTCGGCGGGATGGTGGGCAACCACGTCGCCGACCTGGTGGCGCGGTACGGGCACACGGGGGCGGTCCCCCAGGAGCTGACCGACTACATCGAGGCCCGGCAGGGCTACGACTACAGCCACCACGGCCGGGCGGACAACCCCGACACCGCGTTCGTCCCCGACAGCGTGGTGGACCGGTTCTGCCTGCTGGGCCCGGTGAAGGAGCACGTGGCCAAGCTGGAGCGGCTGCGCGCGGTGGGCGTGGACCAGTTCGCGGTCTACGCGATGCACGACGACGTGGACGGGGTCATCGACGCCTACGGGCGCGACGTGGTCCCCGCCGTGTCCGGGATCTGA